From [Clostridium] symbiosum, a single genomic window includes:
- a CDS encoding DUF2848 family protein, translated as MSKMKFRILTKNGEAEKEIKYDRVFAIGYAGRNMEKTMEHIKELEEQLGVPAPKKIPTIFQCGNYVLTQEQDLHFVGEKTCGEVEYVMVVTDGKLYIGLGSDHTDRELESVSVPKAKQICAKPIGTELWDYDELKEHWETIKLYSYQTVDGKEIRYQQGTLADIMDPAMILKELEERVGGIRDAVIYSGTVPLTEGFRYGTNFRCEMADEVLGRKLSLNYNVITVSEEER; from the coding sequence ATGAGTAAGATGAAATTCCGCATTCTGACAAAGAACGGTGAAGCAGAAAAAGAGATAAAGTACGACAGGGTATTTGCCATAGGCTATGCGGGCCGCAATATGGAAAAGACGATGGAGCATATTAAGGAGCTGGAGGAACAGCTTGGAGTGCCTGCACCGAAGAAAATCCCGACGATTTTCCAGTGCGGCAACTATGTGCTGACCCAAGAACAGGACCTGCATTTTGTCGGTGAAAAAACATGCGGGGAAGTTGAATACGTGATGGTTGTGACGGACGGAAAGCTCTATATCGGACTTGGAAGCGACCATACGGATCGCGAACTGGAGAGCGTAAGCGTTCCGAAGGCAAAGCAGATTTGTGCAAAACCAATCGGAACAGAGTTATGGGATTATGATGAATTAAAAGAACACTGGGAAACCATTAAGCTATATTCCTATCAGACGGTAGACGGAAAAGAAATCCGGTATCAGCAGGGAACCCTGGCCGATATCATGGATCCGGCCATGATTCTCAAGGAACTGGAAGAGAGAGTGGGCGGTATAAGGGACGCGGTGATTTACTCCGGTACGGTTCCGCTGACCGAAGGATTCCGCTATGGAACGAATTTCAGATGTGAGATGGCAGACGAGGTGTTGGGAAGAAAGTTATCATTAAACTACAATGTGATTACAGTGAGCGAGGAGGAACGGTAA
- a CDS encoding TRAP transporter large permease yields the protein MALILFLFVLFIAGVPICFSLGLISLYGVAAAGYPLSVITQRMFTGADSISLIAIPLFILAGGLMVQGGMSRRIVDFADALIGHFPSGLAMVSILACMFFAAITGSAIAATAAIGGIMIPLMKEKGYENTFSAPLLACGGSIGPVIPPSIPLLLYGTMASVSIGKLFIGGFIPGIIMGVGLMIYSFYVGKKRHYVGREQKAPASEVLKTGKDALLALIMPVIIIGGIMSGIFTATESGAIACVYSLIIGIFVYRELKIKNLWGVFIDSAKSTGQVLIVVAFASLFTWIITVNQVPQQVSAFLTANIGNKYLMLLVINIVLLVAGTFIDTTSALVIFTPLFLPIVQGLGIDLLHFGLVMTVNLTIGMCTPPLGVCLFVSGTIAEVSLKDQMKDLLPMLAVLLIVLLIITYIPATVTFLPNLIG from the coding sequence ATGGCGCTTATTTTATTTCTCTTTGTGTTATTTATAGCCGGAGTTCCGATTTGTTTTTCCCTTGGCTTAATCTCACTTTACGGAGTAGCGGCAGCCGGTTATCCCCTGTCCGTCATCACCCAGAGAATGTTCACTGGAGCGGACAGTATCTCCCTCATTGCCATTCCCCTGTTTATTCTGGCAGGAGGACTGATGGTCCAGGGAGGCATGTCCAGGCGTATCGTGGATTTTGCAGACGCCCTGATTGGCCATTTCCCCAGCGGACTTGCCATGGTCAGCATCCTGGCCTGCATGTTTTTCGCTGCCATCACCGGTTCCGCCATTGCGGCTACCGCGGCGATCGGCGGTATCATGATTCCTCTGATGAAGGAAAAGGGATATGAGAACACGTTCTCGGCTCCCCTTCTGGCCTGCGGCGGTTCGATCGGGCCGGTTATCCCGCCCAGCATTCCGCTTCTGCTTTACGGAACCATGGCCAGCGTCAGTATCGGAAAGCTGTTTATCGGCGGATTTATCCCGGGCATTATCATGGGCGTGGGCCTGATGATTTACAGCTTCTATGTGGGTAAGAAACGCCATTATGTCGGACGTGAGCAGAAAGCGCCGGCAAGTGAGGTGTTAAAAACAGGAAAAGACGCACTGCTGGCGCTGATCATGCCGGTTATCATCATCGGCGGCATTATGAGCGGTATCTTTACAGCGACGGAATCGGGTGCAATCGCCTGCGTCTACTCCCTGATTATCGGAATTTTTGTTTACCGTGAACTGAAGATTAAAAACCTATGGGGCGTGTTTATCGACAGCGCCAAATCCACGGGCCAGGTTCTGATTGTCGTTGCTTTTGCATCCCTGTTTACCTGGATCATCACGGTTAACCAGGTTCCGCAGCAGGTCAGCGCATTCCTGACGGCCAACATCGGAAATAAGTACCTGATGCTCCTTGTCATCAACATCGTACTCTTAGTTGCGGGAACATTTATTGATACAACCAGCGCTCTGGTCATCTTTACACCGCTGTTCCTCCCGATTGTACAGGGCCTTGGAATCGACCTTCTTCACTTTGGCCTTGTAATGACGGTCAACCTGACAATCGGTATGTGTACGCCTCCGCTGGGCGTCTGCCTGTTCGTATCGGGAACCATTGCGGAAGTGTCGCTGAAAGACCAGATGAAGGATTTGCTTCCGATGCTGGCGGTTCTGCTGATTGTCCTGCTGATTATCACATACATACCGGCTACGGTTACATTCCTGCCTAACCTGATTGGATAG
- a CDS encoding TRAP transporter small permease, which translates to MKVINLMVDHVIKAVMAVSGIVLLAVTFWQVVCRYVLKAPLPWSQDIIRLSFTYLVFWGAAYCVHEKANLNVDVFLTALPKKIGKLAEIIINVVLIGFFAFLLYMGIQFAQTGTTQTTSYLPIPMSWYYMSIPSAAAFMIFYMVQILVEQVKELLGMGKEEQ; encoded by the coding sequence ATGAAAGTTATCAATCTAATGGTGGATCATGTGATAAAAGCCGTGATGGCGGTCAGCGGCATCGTCCTGCTGGCGGTGACATTCTGGCAGGTAGTCTGCCGGTATGTGTTGAAAGCGCCCCTGCCATGGAGCCAGGATATTATCAGGCTGAGTTTTACATACCTTGTATTTTGGGGAGCGGCTTACTGTGTACATGAAAAAGCAAACTTAAACGTAGACGTGTTTCTGACGGCGCTTCCGAAGAAAATCGGAAAACTGGCGGAAATCATAATTAATGTGGTACTGATTGGATTTTTTGCCTTCCTGTTATATATGGGAATCCAGTTTGCACAGACGGGCACGACCCAGACGACATCTTATCTGCCGATTCCGATGTCCTGGTATTACATGAGCATTCCAAGCGCTGCGGCATTTATGATCTTTTACATGGTTCAGATTCTGGTGGAGCAGGTGAAAGAACTGCTTGGCATGGGAAAGGAGGAACAGTAG
- the dctP gene encoding TRAP transporter substrate-binding protein DctP, whose translation MKKLFRAVLASAVIAVALTGCGGSKEGTPAGTEAKKAAAAASGDAVEIKVATVGNEKHQSTIAATYFKDKIEELSGGQVKVTIYPNASLGSEREAAEGVKLGTLEMTIVTTDGTLPSWVSDVQLLSIPYLFENKEEAYYILDEVLQPEFEKLFEAQGFKHLGFAELGFRHFTNNVREVVTASDMEGLSIRVQEATVWFSLMDCLKARGTAFPFNELYTALQQGTVDGQENPIVSIASSGFDEVQKYMVLDGHTYGAESVIMNLGFYDKQTDEVKGWIDEAVKYAIDEQRTAVDSMEAEYMEQIKNSGVKVSEPDIDSFKEATKDFYKRDEIKELVNPELVELVMQKLEEHKNSGN comes from the coding sequence ATGAAAAAGTTATTTCGGGCAGTATTGGCATCAGCGGTGATTGCGGTGGCGCTTACAGGCTGCGGCGGCAGTAAAGAGGGTACGCCGGCCGGCACGGAAGCGAAGAAAGCGGCGGCTGCGGCAAGCGGCGATGCGGTTGAGATTAAGGTGGCGACCGTCGGAAATGAAAAACACCAGTCTACCATAGCGGCAACGTATTTTAAGGACAAGATTGAAGAACTGTCCGGCGGCCAGGTCAAGGTGACGATTTATCCGAACGCTTCTTTAGGCAGCGAGCGTGAGGCGGCCGAGGGCGTAAAGCTGGGGACACTGGAGATGACCATCGTTACCACGGACGGCACACTCCCGTCATGGGTATCGGATGTACAGCTTTTATCCATCCCATATTTATTTGAAAACAAAGAAGAAGCTTATTATATTCTGGACGAAGTGCTCCAGCCGGAATTTGAAAAACTGTTCGAGGCACAGGGATTTAAACATCTGGGCTTTGCAGAGCTGGGATTCCGCCATTTCACAAACAATGTGCGTGAAGTTGTAACGGCCTCCGATATGGAGGGGCTCTCCATCCGTGTCCAGGAGGCAACCGTATGGTTCAGCCTGATGGACTGCTTAAAGGCAAGGGGAACGGCGTTTCCGTTTAATGAGCTCTATACGGCGCTTCAGCAGGGAACCGTGGACGGCCAGGAAAACCCAATCGTTTCCATCGCTTCCTCCGGTTTCGACGAGGTTCAGAAATACATGGTTCTGGACGGCCACACCTACGGTGCGGAGAGCGTTATCATGAACCTGGGCTTCTATGACAAACAGACGGACGAGGTAAAGGGCTGGATCGACGAGGCGGTTAAATATGCCATTGACGAGCAGAGAACGGCCGTGGACTCCATGGAAGCAGAGTATATGGAGCAGATTAAGAACAGCGGTGTAAAGGTCAGCGAGCCGGACATCGACAGCTTCAAAGAAGCGACAAAAGATTTCTATAAGAGGGATGAAATCAAGGAGCTTGTTAATCCGGAGCTGGTAGAGCTTGTAATGCAGAAGCTGGAAGAACACAAAAACAGCGGAAATTAA